In Papio anubis isolate 15944 chromosome 17, Panubis1.0, whole genome shotgun sequence, the following are encoded in one genomic region:
- the TRPV2 gene encoding transient receptor potential cation channel subfamily V member 2 isoform X5, whose translation MTVPPSSPVFRLETLDGGQEDGAEVDELKPALGSGLTPMESPFQGEDRKFAPQIKVNLKYGKGTGASQPDPNRFDRDRLFNAVSRGVPEDLAGLPEYLCKTSKYLTDSEYTEGSTGKTCLMKAVLNLKDGVNACILPLLQIDRDSGNPQPLVNAQCTDDYYRGHSALHIAIEKRSLQCVKLLVENGANVHAQACGRFFQKGQGTCFYFGELPLSLAACTKQWDVVSYLLENPHQPASLQATDSQGNTVLHALVMISDNSAENIALVTSMYDGLLQAGARLCPTVQLEDIRNRQDLTPLKLAAKEGKIEIFRHILQREFSGLSHLSRKFTEWCYGPVRVSLYDLASVDSCEENSVLEIIAFHCKSPHRHRMVVLEPLNKLLQAKWDLLIPRFFLNFLCNLIYMFIFTAVAYHQPALKKQAAPHPKAEVGNSMLLAGHIFVLLAGIYLLVGQLWYFWRRHLFIWMSFIDSYFEILFLFQSLLTVLSQVLCFLAIEWYLPLLVSALVLGWLNLLYYTRGFQHTGIYSVMIQKVILRDLLRFLLIYLVFLFGFAVALVSLSQEAWRPEAPTGPNATESVQPVEGQEDEGNRALYRGILEASLELFKFTIGMGELAFQEQLHFRGMVLLLLLAYVLLTYILLLNMLIALMSETVNSVATDSWSIWKLQVPPERLPASTPPHTQKAISVLEMENGYWWCRKKQQRAGVMLTVGTKPDGSADERWCFRVEEVNWASWEQTLPTLCEDPSGAGVPR comes from the exons ATGACCGTACCCCCCAGCTCTCCAGTTTTCAGGCTGGAGACATTAGATGGAGGCCAAGAAGATGGCGCTGAGGTGGACGAACTAAAGCCGGCTTTGGGGAGCGGGCTGACTCCCATGGAGTCACCGTTCCAGGGCGAGGACCGGAAATTCGCCCCTCAGATAAAAGTGAACCTCAAGTACGGAAAGGGAACAGGTGCCAG TCAGCCGGATCCAAACCGATTTGACCGAGATCGGCTCTTCAATGCGGTCTCCCGGGGTGTCCCCGAGGATCTGGCTGGACTTCCAGAGTACCTGTGCAAGACCAGCAAGTACCTCACCGACTCGGAATACACAG AGGGCTCCACAGGTAAGACGTGCCTGATGAAGGCTGTGCTGAATCTTAAGGATGGGGTCAATGCCTGCATTCTGCCGCTGCTGCAGATCGACCGGGACTCTGGCAATCCTCAGCCCCTGGTAAATGCCCAGTGTACGGATGACTATTACCGAGGCCACAGTGCTCTGCACATTGCCATTGAGAAGAGGAGTCTGCAGTGTGTGAAGCTCCTGGTGGAGAATGGGGCCAACGTGCATGCCCAGGCCTGCGGCCGCTTCTTCCAGAAGGGCCAAGGGACTTGCTTTTATTTCG GTGAGCTACCCCTCTCTTTGGCCGCTTGCACCAAGCAATGGGATGTGGTAAGCTACCTCCTGGAGAACCCACACCAGCCCGCCAGCCTGCAGGCCACTGACTCCCAGGGCAACACTGTCCTGCATGCCCTAGTGATGATCTCGGACAACTCAGCTGAGAACATCGCACTGGTGACCAGCATGTACGATGGGCTCCTCCAAGCTGGGGCCCGCCTCTGCCCCACCGTGCAGCTTGAGGACATCCGTAACCGGCAGGATCTCACACCTCTGAAGCTGGCCGCCAAGGAGGGCAAGATCGAG ATTTTCAGGCACATCCTGCAGCGCGAGTTTTCAGGACTGAGCCACCTTTCCCGAAAGTTCACCGAGTGGTGCTATGGGCCTGTCCGGGTGTCGCTGTATGACCTGGCTTCTGTGGACAGCTGTGAGGAGAACTCGGTGCTAGAGATCATCGCCTTTCATTGCAAGAGTCCG caccGACACAGAATGGTCGTTTTGGAGCCCCTGAACAAACTGCTGCAGGCGAAATGGGATCTGCTCATCCCCAGGTTCTTCTTAAACTTCCTGTGTAATCTGATCTACATGTTCATCTTCACTGCTGTTGCCTACCATCAGCCTGCCCTGAAGAAG CAGGCCGCCCCCCACCCGAAAGCGGAGGTTGGAAACTCCATGCTGCTGGCAGGCCACATCTTTGTCCTGCTGGCGGGGATCTACCTCCTTGTGGGCCAG CTGTGGTACTTCTGGCGGCGCCACCTGTTCATCTGGATGTCGTTCATAGACAGCTACTTTGAAATCCTCTT CCTGTTCCAGTCCCTGCTCACAGTGCTGTCCCAGGTGCTGTGTTTCCTGGCCATCGAGTGGTACCTGCCCCTGCTTGTGTCTGCGCTGGTGCTGGGCTGGCTGAACCTGCTTTACTATACACGTGGCTTCCAGCACACAGGCATCTACAGTGTCATGATCCAGAAG GTCATCCTGCGGGACCTGCTGCGCTTCCTTCTGATCTACTTAGTCTTCCTCTTCGGCTTCGCTGTAG CCCTGGTGAGCCTGAGCCAGGAGGCTTGGCGTCCCGAAGCTCCTACAGGCCCCAATGCCACAGAGTCGGTGCAGCCCGTGGAGGGACAGGAGGATGAGGGCAACAGGGCTCTGTACAGGGGTATCCTGGAAGCCTCCTTGGAGCTCTTCAAATTCACCATCGGCATGGGCGAGCTGGCCTTCCAGGAACAGCTGCACTTCCGTGGcatggtgctgctgctgctgctggcctaCGTGCTGCTCACCTACATCCTGCTGCTCAACATGCTCATCGCCCTCATGAGCGAGACCGTCAACAGTGTCGCCACTGACAGCTGGAGCATCTGGAAGCTGCAGGTGCCACCAGAGAGgctccctgcctccaccccaccccacactcaG
- the TRPV2 gene encoding transient receptor potential cation channel subfamily V member 2 isoform X6, protein MTVPPSSPVFRLETLDGGQEDGAEVDELKPALGSGLTPMESPFQGEDRKFAPQIKVNLKYGKGTGASQPDPNRFDRDRLFNAVSRGVPEDLAGLPEYLCKTSKYLTDSEYTEGSTGKTCLMKAVLNLKDGVNACILPLLQIDRDSGNPQPLVNAQCTDDYYRGHSALHIAIEKRSLQCVKLLVENGANVHAQACGRFFQKGQGTCFYFGELPLSLAACTKQWDVVSYLLENPHQPASLQATDSQGNTVLHALVMISDNSAENIALVTSMYDGLLQAGARLCPTVQLEDIRNRQDLTPLKLAAKEGKIEIFRHILQREFSGLSHLSRKFTEWCYGPVRVSLYDLASVDSCEENSVLEIIAFHCKSPHRHRMVVLEPLNKLLQAKWDLLIPRFFLNFLCNLIYMFIFTAVAYHQPALKKQAAPHPKAEVGNSMLLAGHIFVLLAGIYLLVGQLWYFWRRHLFIWMSFIDSYFEILFLFQSLLTVLSQVLCFLAIEWYLPLLVSALVLGWLNLLYYTRGFQHTGIYSVMIQKVILRDLLRFLLIYLVFLFGFAVALVSLSQEAWRPEAPTGPNATESVQPVEGQEDEGNRALYRGILEASLELFKFTIGMGELAFQEQLHFRGMVLLLLLAYVLLTYILLLNMLIALMSETVNSVATDSWSIWKLQRRRSYYVARPQVILPPSPPKVLGLLPPPLRSSHMYSRQCPAPKSHLCPGDGEWLLVVQEEAAAGRRDADRRH, encoded by the exons ATGACCGTACCCCCCAGCTCTCCAGTTTTCAGGCTGGAGACATTAGATGGAGGCCAAGAAGATGGCGCTGAGGTGGACGAACTAAAGCCGGCTTTGGGGAGCGGGCTGACTCCCATGGAGTCACCGTTCCAGGGCGAGGACCGGAAATTCGCCCCTCAGATAAAAGTGAACCTCAAGTACGGAAAGGGAACAGGTGCCAG TCAGCCGGATCCAAACCGATTTGACCGAGATCGGCTCTTCAATGCGGTCTCCCGGGGTGTCCCCGAGGATCTGGCTGGACTTCCAGAGTACCTGTGCAAGACCAGCAAGTACCTCACCGACTCGGAATACACAG AGGGCTCCACAGGTAAGACGTGCCTGATGAAGGCTGTGCTGAATCTTAAGGATGGGGTCAATGCCTGCATTCTGCCGCTGCTGCAGATCGACCGGGACTCTGGCAATCCTCAGCCCCTGGTAAATGCCCAGTGTACGGATGACTATTACCGAGGCCACAGTGCTCTGCACATTGCCATTGAGAAGAGGAGTCTGCAGTGTGTGAAGCTCCTGGTGGAGAATGGGGCCAACGTGCATGCCCAGGCCTGCGGCCGCTTCTTCCAGAAGGGCCAAGGGACTTGCTTTTATTTCG GTGAGCTACCCCTCTCTTTGGCCGCTTGCACCAAGCAATGGGATGTGGTAAGCTACCTCCTGGAGAACCCACACCAGCCCGCCAGCCTGCAGGCCACTGACTCCCAGGGCAACACTGTCCTGCATGCCCTAGTGATGATCTCGGACAACTCAGCTGAGAACATCGCACTGGTGACCAGCATGTACGATGGGCTCCTCCAAGCTGGGGCCCGCCTCTGCCCCACCGTGCAGCTTGAGGACATCCGTAACCGGCAGGATCTCACACCTCTGAAGCTGGCCGCCAAGGAGGGCAAGATCGAG ATTTTCAGGCACATCCTGCAGCGCGAGTTTTCAGGACTGAGCCACCTTTCCCGAAAGTTCACCGAGTGGTGCTATGGGCCTGTCCGGGTGTCGCTGTATGACCTGGCTTCTGTGGACAGCTGTGAGGAGAACTCGGTGCTAGAGATCATCGCCTTTCATTGCAAGAGTCCG caccGACACAGAATGGTCGTTTTGGAGCCCCTGAACAAACTGCTGCAGGCGAAATGGGATCTGCTCATCCCCAGGTTCTTCTTAAACTTCCTGTGTAATCTGATCTACATGTTCATCTTCACTGCTGTTGCCTACCATCAGCCTGCCCTGAAGAAG CAGGCCGCCCCCCACCCGAAAGCGGAGGTTGGAAACTCCATGCTGCTGGCAGGCCACATCTTTGTCCTGCTGGCGGGGATCTACCTCCTTGTGGGCCAG CTGTGGTACTTCTGGCGGCGCCACCTGTTCATCTGGATGTCGTTCATAGACAGCTACTTTGAAATCCTCTT CCTGTTCCAGTCCCTGCTCACAGTGCTGTCCCAGGTGCTGTGTTTCCTGGCCATCGAGTGGTACCTGCCCCTGCTTGTGTCTGCGCTGGTGCTGGGCTGGCTGAACCTGCTTTACTATACACGTGGCTTCCAGCACACAGGCATCTACAGTGTCATGATCCAGAAG GTCATCCTGCGGGACCTGCTGCGCTTCCTTCTGATCTACTTAGTCTTCCTCTTCGGCTTCGCTGTAG CCCTGGTGAGCCTGAGCCAGGAGGCTTGGCGTCCCGAAGCTCCTACAGGCCCCAATGCCACAGAGTCGGTGCAGCCCGTGGAGGGACAGGAGGATGAGGGCAACAGGGCTCTGTACAGGGGTATCCTGGAAGCCTCCTTGGAGCTCTTCAAATTCACCATCGGCATGGGCGAGCTGGCCTTCCAGGAACAGCTGCACTTCCGTGGcatggtgctgctgctgctgctggcctaCGTGCTGCTCACCTACATCCTGCTGCTCAACATGCTCATCGCCCTCATGAGCGAGACCGTCAACAGTGTCGCCACTGACAGCTGGAGCATCTGGAAGCTGCAG agaagaaggtcttactatgttgcccggcctcaggtgatcctcccaccttcgcctcccaaagtgctgggattactccCTCCTCCTTTAAGAAGCTCACACATGTACTCAAGACAGTGTCCAGCACCAA
- the TRPV2 gene encoding transient receptor potential cation channel subfamily V member 2 isoform X9 translates to MTVPPSSPVFRLETLDGGQEDGAEVDELKPALGSGLTPMESPFQGEDRKFAPQIKVNLKYGKGTGASQPDPNRFDRDRLFNAVSRGVPEDLAGLPEYLCKTSKYLTDSEYTEGSTGKTCLMKAVLNLKDGVNACILPLLQIDRDSGNPQPLVNAQCTDDYYRGHSALHIAIEKRSLQCVKLLVENGANVHAQACGRFFQKGQGTCFYFGELPLSLAACTKQWDVVSYLLENPHQPASLQATDSQGNTVLHALVMISDNSAENIALVTSMYDGLLQAGARLCPTVQLEDIRNRQDLTPLKLAAKEGKIEIFRHILQREFSGLSHLSRKFTEWCYGPVRVSLYDLASVDSCEENSVLEIIAFHCKSPHRHRMVVLEPLNKLLQAKWDLLIPRFFLNFLCNLIYMFIFTAVAYHQPALKKQAAPHPKAEVGNSMLLAGHIFVLLAGIYLLVGQLWYFWRRHLFIWMSFIDSYFEILFLFQSLLTVLSQVLCFLAIEWYLPLLVSALVLGWLNLLYYTRGFQHTGIYSVMIQKVILRDLLRFLLIYLVFLFGFAVALVSLSQEAWRPEAPTGPNATESVQPVEGQEDEGNRALYRGILEASLELFKFTIGMGELAFQEQLHFRGMVLLLLLAYVLLTYILLLNMLIALMSETVNSVATDSWSIWKLQAHVWGEQMKFCPWWCGHLEPEQRKNKYLSSTYNVQTSHQLPEALCSQSTNGETEMQRG, encoded by the exons ATGACCGTACCCCCCAGCTCTCCAGTTTTCAGGCTGGAGACATTAGATGGAGGCCAAGAAGATGGCGCTGAGGTGGACGAACTAAAGCCGGCTTTGGGGAGCGGGCTGACTCCCATGGAGTCACCGTTCCAGGGCGAGGACCGGAAATTCGCCCCTCAGATAAAAGTGAACCTCAAGTACGGAAAGGGAACAGGTGCCAG TCAGCCGGATCCAAACCGATTTGACCGAGATCGGCTCTTCAATGCGGTCTCCCGGGGTGTCCCCGAGGATCTGGCTGGACTTCCAGAGTACCTGTGCAAGACCAGCAAGTACCTCACCGACTCGGAATACACAG AGGGCTCCACAGGTAAGACGTGCCTGATGAAGGCTGTGCTGAATCTTAAGGATGGGGTCAATGCCTGCATTCTGCCGCTGCTGCAGATCGACCGGGACTCTGGCAATCCTCAGCCCCTGGTAAATGCCCAGTGTACGGATGACTATTACCGAGGCCACAGTGCTCTGCACATTGCCATTGAGAAGAGGAGTCTGCAGTGTGTGAAGCTCCTGGTGGAGAATGGGGCCAACGTGCATGCCCAGGCCTGCGGCCGCTTCTTCCAGAAGGGCCAAGGGACTTGCTTTTATTTCG GTGAGCTACCCCTCTCTTTGGCCGCTTGCACCAAGCAATGGGATGTGGTAAGCTACCTCCTGGAGAACCCACACCAGCCCGCCAGCCTGCAGGCCACTGACTCCCAGGGCAACACTGTCCTGCATGCCCTAGTGATGATCTCGGACAACTCAGCTGAGAACATCGCACTGGTGACCAGCATGTACGATGGGCTCCTCCAAGCTGGGGCCCGCCTCTGCCCCACCGTGCAGCTTGAGGACATCCGTAACCGGCAGGATCTCACACCTCTGAAGCTGGCCGCCAAGGAGGGCAAGATCGAG ATTTTCAGGCACATCCTGCAGCGCGAGTTTTCAGGACTGAGCCACCTTTCCCGAAAGTTCACCGAGTGGTGCTATGGGCCTGTCCGGGTGTCGCTGTATGACCTGGCTTCTGTGGACAGCTGTGAGGAGAACTCGGTGCTAGAGATCATCGCCTTTCATTGCAAGAGTCCG caccGACACAGAATGGTCGTTTTGGAGCCCCTGAACAAACTGCTGCAGGCGAAATGGGATCTGCTCATCCCCAGGTTCTTCTTAAACTTCCTGTGTAATCTGATCTACATGTTCATCTTCACTGCTGTTGCCTACCATCAGCCTGCCCTGAAGAAG CAGGCCGCCCCCCACCCGAAAGCGGAGGTTGGAAACTCCATGCTGCTGGCAGGCCACATCTTTGTCCTGCTGGCGGGGATCTACCTCCTTGTGGGCCAG CTGTGGTACTTCTGGCGGCGCCACCTGTTCATCTGGATGTCGTTCATAGACAGCTACTTTGAAATCCTCTT CCTGTTCCAGTCCCTGCTCACAGTGCTGTCCCAGGTGCTGTGTTTCCTGGCCATCGAGTGGTACCTGCCCCTGCTTGTGTCTGCGCTGGTGCTGGGCTGGCTGAACCTGCTTTACTATACACGTGGCTTCCAGCACACAGGCATCTACAGTGTCATGATCCAGAAG GTCATCCTGCGGGACCTGCTGCGCTTCCTTCTGATCTACTTAGTCTTCCTCTTCGGCTTCGCTGTAG CCCTGGTGAGCCTGAGCCAGGAGGCTTGGCGTCCCGAAGCTCCTACAGGCCCCAATGCCACAGAGTCGGTGCAGCCCGTGGAGGGACAGGAGGATGAGGGCAACAGGGCTCTGTACAGGGGTATCCTGGAAGCCTCCTTGGAGCTCTTCAAATTCACCATCGGCATGGGCGAGCTGGCCTTCCAGGAACAGCTGCACTTCCGTGGcatggtgctgctgctgctgctggcctaCGTGCTGCTCACCTACATCCTGCTGCTCAACATGCTCATCGCCCTCATGAGCGAGACCGTCAACAGTGTCGCCACTGACAGCTGGAGCATCTGGAAGCTGCAG
- the TRPV2 gene encoding transient receptor potential cation channel subfamily V member 2 isoform X4, whose product MTVPPSSPVFRLETLDGGQEDGAEVDELKPALGSGLTPMESPFQGEDRKFAPQIKVNLKYGKGTGASQPDPNRFDRDRLFNAVSRGVPEDLAGLPEYLCKTSKYLTDSEYTEGSTGKTCLMKAVLNLKDGVNACILPLLQIDRDSGNPQPLVNAQCTDDYYRGHSALHIAIEKRSLQCVKLLVENGANVHAQACGRFFQKGQGTCFYFGELPLSLAACTKQWDVVSYLLENPHQPASLQATDSQGNTVLHALVMISDNSAENIALVTSMYDGLLQAGARLCPTVQLEDIRNRQDLTPLKLAAKEGKIEIFRHILQREFSGLSHLSRKFTEWCYGPVRVSLYDLASVDSCEENSVLEIIAFHCKSPHRHRMVVLEPLNKLLQAKWDLLIPRFFLNFLCNLIYMFIFTAVAYHQPALKKQAAPHPKAEVGNSMLLAGHIFVLLAGIYLLVGQLWYFWRRHLFIWMSFIDSYFEILFLFQSLLTVLSQVLCFLAIEWYLPLLVSALVLGWLNLLYYTRGFQHTGIYSVMIQKVILRDLLRFLLIYLVFLFGFAVALVSLSQEAWRPEAPTGPNATESVQPVEGQEDEGNRALYRGILEASLELFKFTIGMGELAFQEQLHFRGMVLLLLLAYVLLTYILLLNMLIALMSETVNSVATDSWSIWKLQVPPERLPASTPPHTQKAISVLEMENGYWWCRKKQQRAGVMLTVGTKPDGSADERWCFRQTSELLCCLQGGGGELGFVGADAAYAV is encoded by the exons ATGACCGTACCCCCCAGCTCTCCAGTTTTCAGGCTGGAGACATTAGATGGAGGCCAAGAAGATGGCGCTGAGGTGGACGAACTAAAGCCGGCTTTGGGGAGCGGGCTGACTCCCATGGAGTCACCGTTCCAGGGCGAGGACCGGAAATTCGCCCCTCAGATAAAAGTGAACCTCAAGTACGGAAAGGGAACAGGTGCCAG TCAGCCGGATCCAAACCGATTTGACCGAGATCGGCTCTTCAATGCGGTCTCCCGGGGTGTCCCCGAGGATCTGGCTGGACTTCCAGAGTACCTGTGCAAGACCAGCAAGTACCTCACCGACTCGGAATACACAG AGGGCTCCACAGGTAAGACGTGCCTGATGAAGGCTGTGCTGAATCTTAAGGATGGGGTCAATGCCTGCATTCTGCCGCTGCTGCAGATCGACCGGGACTCTGGCAATCCTCAGCCCCTGGTAAATGCCCAGTGTACGGATGACTATTACCGAGGCCACAGTGCTCTGCACATTGCCATTGAGAAGAGGAGTCTGCAGTGTGTGAAGCTCCTGGTGGAGAATGGGGCCAACGTGCATGCCCAGGCCTGCGGCCGCTTCTTCCAGAAGGGCCAAGGGACTTGCTTTTATTTCG GTGAGCTACCCCTCTCTTTGGCCGCTTGCACCAAGCAATGGGATGTGGTAAGCTACCTCCTGGAGAACCCACACCAGCCCGCCAGCCTGCAGGCCACTGACTCCCAGGGCAACACTGTCCTGCATGCCCTAGTGATGATCTCGGACAACTCAGCTGAGAACATCGCACTGGTGACCAGCATGTACGATGGGCTCCTCCAAGCTGGGGCCCGCCTCTGCCCCACCGTGCAGCTTGAGGACATCCGTAACCGGCAGGATCTCACACCTCTGAAGCTGGCCGCCAAGGAGGGCAAGATCGAG ATTTTCAGGCACATCCTGCAGCGCGAGTTTTCAGGACTGAGCCACCTTTCCCGAAAGTTCACCGAGTGGTGCTATGGGCCTGTCCGGGTGTCGCTGTATGACCTGGCTTCTGTGGACAGCTGTGAGGAGAACTCGGTGCTAGAGATCATCGCCTTTCATTGCAAGAGTCCG caccGACACAGAATGGTCGTTTTGGAGCCCCTGAACAAACTGCTGCAGGCGAAATGGGATCTGCTCATCCCCAGGTTCTTCTTAAACTTCCTGTGTAATCTGATCTACATGTTCATCTTCACTGCTGTTGCCTACCATCAGCCTGCCCTGAAGAAG CAGGCCGCCCCCCACCCGAAAGCGGAGGTTGGAAACTCCATGCTGCTGGCAGGCCACATCTTTGTCCTGCTGGCGGGGATCTACCTCCTTGTGGGCCAG CTGTGGTACTTCTGGCGGCGCCACCTGTTCATCTGGATGTCGTTCATAGACAGCTACTTTGAAATCCTCTT CCTGTTCCAGTCCCTGCTCACAGTGCTGTCCCAGGTGCTGTGTTTCCTGGCCATCGAGTGGTACCTGCCCCTGCTTGTGTCTGCGCTGGTGCTGGGCTGGCTGAACCTGCTTTACTATACACGTGGCTTCCAGCACACAGGCATCTACAGTGTCATGATCCAGAAG GTCATCCTGCGGGACCTGCTGCGCTTCCTTCTGATCTACTTAGTCTTCCTCTTCGGCTTCGCTGTAG CCCTGGTGAGCCTGAGCCAGGAGGCTTGGCGTCCCGAAGCTCCTACAGGCCCCAATGCCACAGAGTCGGTGCAGCCCGTGGAGGGACAGGAGGATGAGGGCAACAGGGCTCTGTACAGGGGTATCCTGGAAGCCTCCTTGGAGCTCTTCAAATTCACCATCGGCATGGGCGAGCTGGCCTTCCAGGAACAGCTGCACTTCCGTGGcatggtgctgctgctgctgctggcctaCGTGCTGCTCACCTACATCCTGCTGCTCAACATGCTCATCGCCCTCATGAGCGAGACCGTCAACAGTGTCGCCACTGACAGCTGGAGCATCTGGAAGCTGCAGGTGCCACCAGAGAGgctccctgcctccaccccaccccacactcaG
- the TRPV2 gene encoding transient receptor potential cation channel subfamily V member 2 isoform X10: MTVPPSSPVFRLETLDGGQEDGAEVDELKPALGSGLTPMESPFQGEDRKFAPQIKVNLKYGKGTGASQPDPNRFDRDRLFNAVSRGVPEDLAGLPEYLCKTSKYLTDSEYTEGSTGKTCLMKAVLNLKDGVNACILPLLQIDRDSGNPQPLVNAQCTDDYYRGHSALHIAIEKRSLQCVKLLVENGANVHAQACGRFFQKGQGTCFYFGELPLSLAACTKQWDVVSYLLENPHQPASLQATDSQGNTVLHALVMISDNSAENIALVTSMYDGLLQAGARLCPTVQLEDIRNRQDLTPLKLAAKEGKIEIFRHILQREFSGLSHLSRKFTEWCYGPVRVSLYDLASVDSCEENSVLEIIAFHCKSPHRHRMVVLEPLNKLLQAKWDLLIPRFFLNFLCNLIYMFIFTAVAYHQPALKKQAAPHPKAEVGNSMLLAGHIFVLLAGIYLLVGQLWYFWRRHLFIWMSFIDSYFEILFLFQSLLTVLSQVLCFLAIEWYLPLLVSALVLGWLNLLYYTRGFQHTGIYSVMIQKVILRDLLRFLLIYLVFLFGFAVALVSLSQEAWRPEAPTGPNATESVQPVEGQEDEGNRALYRGILEASLELFKFTIGMGELAFQEQLHFRGMVLLLLLAYVLLTYILLLNMLIALMSETVNSVATDSWSIWKLQRQGFTMSVKLVLNS, encoded by the exons ATGACCGTACCCCCCAGCTCTCCAGTTTTCAGGCTGGAGACATTAGATGGAGGCCAAGAAGATGGCGCTGAGGTGGACGAACTAAAGCCGGCTTTGGGGAGCGGGCTGACTCCCATGGAGTCACCGTTCCAGGGCGAGGACCGGAAATTCGCCCCTCAGATAAAAGTGAACCTCAAGTACGGAAAGGGAACAGGTGCCAG TCAGCCGGATCCAAACCGATTTGACCGAGATCGGCTCTTCAATGCGGTCTCCCGGGGTGTCCCCGAGGATCTGGCTGGACTTCCAGAGTACCTGTGCAAGACCAGCAAGTACCTCACCGACTCGGAATACACAG AGGGCTCCACAGGTAAGACGTGCCTGATGAAGGCTGTGCTGAATCTTAAGGATGGGGTCAATGCCTGCATTCTGCCGCTGCTGCAGATCGACCGGGACTCTGGCAATCCTCAGCCCCTGGTAAATGCCCAGTGTACGGATGACTATTACCGAGGCCACAGTGCTCTGCACATTGCCATTGAGAAGAGGAGTCTGCAGTGTGTGAAGCTCCTGGTGGAGAATGGGGCCAACGTGCATGCCCAGGCCTGCGGCCGCTTCTTCCAGAAGGGCCAAGGGACTTGCTTTTATTTCG GTGAGCTACCCCTCTCTTTGGCCGCTTGCACCAAGCAATGGGATGTGGTAAGCTACCTCCTGGAGAACCCACACCAGCCCGCCAGCCTGCAGGCCACTGACTCCCAGGGCAACACTGTCCTGCATGCCCTAGTGATGATCTCGGACAACTCAGCTGAGAACATCGCACTGGTGACCAGCATGTACGATGGGCTCCTCCAAGCTGGGGCCCGCCTCTGCCCCACCGTGCAGCTTGAGGACATCCGTAACCGGCAGGATCTCACACCTCTGAAGCTGGCCGCCAAGGAGGGCAAGATCGAG ATTTTCAGGCACATCCTGCAGCGCGAGTTTTCAGGACTGAGCCACCTTTCCCGAAAGTTCACCGAGTGGTGCTATGGGCCTGTCCGGGTGTCGCTGTATGACCTGGCTTCTGTGGACAGCTGTGAGGAGAACTCGGTGCTAGAGATCATCGCCTTTCATTGCAAGAGTCCG caccGACACAGAATGGTCGTTTTGGAGCCCCTGAACAAACTGCTGCAGGCGAAATGGGATCTGCTCATCCCCAGGTTCTTCTTAAACTTCCTGTGTAATCTGATCTACATGTTCATCTTCACTGCTGTTGCCTACCATCAGCCTGCCCTGAAGAAG CAGGCCGCCCCCCACCCGAAAGCGGAGGTTGGAAACTCCATGCTGCTGGCAGGCCACATCTTTGTCCTGCTGGCGGGGATCTACCTCCTTGTGGGCCAG CTGTGGTACTTCTGGCGGCGCCACCTGTTCATCTGGATGTCGTTCATAGACAGCTACTTTGAAATCCTCTT CCTGTTCCAGTCCCTGCTCACAGTGCTGTCCCAGGTGCTGTGTTTCCTGGCCATCGAGTGGTACCTGCCCCTGCTTGTGTCTGCGCTGGTGCTGGGCTGGCTGAACCTGCTTTACTATACACGTGGCTTCCAGCACACAGGCATCTACAGTGTCATGATCCAGAAG GTCATCCTGCGGGACCTGCTGCGCTTCCTTCTGATCTACTTAGTCTTCCTCTTCGGCTTCGCTGTAG CCCTGGTGAGCCTGAGCCAGGAGGCTTGGCGTCCCGAAGCTCCTACAGGCCCCAATGCCACAGAGTCGGTGCAGCCCGTGGAGGGACAGGAGGATGAGGGCAACAGGGCTCTGTACAGGGGTATCCTGGAAGCCTCCTTGGAGCTCTTCAAATTCACCATCGGCATGGGCGAGCTGGCCTTCCAGGAACAGCTGCACTTCCGTGGcatggtgctgctgctgctgctggcctaCGTGCTGCTCACCTACATCCTGCTGCTCAACATGCTCATCGCCCTCATGAGCGAGACCGTCAACAGTGTCGCCACTGACAGCTGGAGCATCTGGAAGCTGCAG